A part of Hippopotamus amphibius kiboko isolate mHipAmp2 chromosome 16, mHipAmp2.hap2, whole genome shotgun sequence genomic DNA contains:
- the ATXN1L gene encoding ataxin-1-like isoform X2: MKPVHERSQECLPPKKRDLPATSEDMGRTTSCSTNHTPSSDASEWSRGVVVAGQSQAGARVSLGGDGAEAITGLTVDQYGMLYKVAVPPATFSPTGLPSVVNMSPLPPTFNVASSLIQHPGIHYPPIHYAQLPSTSLQFIGSPYSLPYAVPPNFLPSPLLSPSANLATSHLPHFVPYASLLAEGATPPPQASSPAHSFNKAPSASSPPGQLPHHSSTQPLDLAPGRVPIYYQMSRLPAGYTLHETPPAGASPVLTPQEGQSALEAAAANGQRQRERNLVRRESEALDSPNSKGEGQGLVPVVECVVDGQLFSGSQTARVEVAVPAHRGTPDTDLEVQRVVGALASQDYRVVAAQRKDEPSPLNLSHHNPDQQSEGQGSARNAAEMAGKNQARGFYPQSHQEPLKHRPLPKAMVVANGNLVPTGTDPGLLPMGSEILVASSLDMQARAAFPDKESTPPPITSSHLPSHFMKGAIIQLATGELKRVEDLQTQDFVRSAEVSGGLKIDSSTVVDIQESQWPGFVLLHFVVGEQQSKWRPVGLSLEESSQRTAPWRRPCFWLFREQPIPSFSCMVSQKHPSSLGRLIN; this comes from the exons ATGAAACCTGTTCATGAGAGGAGTCAGGAATGCCTTCCACCAAAGAAACGAGACCTCCCCGCGACCAGCGAGGATATGGGGAGAACTACCAGCTGCTCAACTAACCACACACCCTCCAGTGATGCCTCTGAATGGTCCCGAGGGGTTGTGGTGGCCGGGCAGAGCCAGGCAGGAGCCAGAGTCAGCCTGGGGGGTGATGGAGCTGAGGCCATCACTGGTCTGACGGTGGACCAGTATGGTATGCTGTACAAGGTGGCTGTGCCACCTGCCACCTTCTCCCCAACTGGCCTCCCATCCGTGGTGAACATGAGCCCCTTGCCCCCTACATTTAATGTAGCGTCTTCACTGATTCAACATCCAGGAATCCACTATCCCCCAATCCACTATGCTCAGCTCCCGTCCACCTCTCTGCAGTTTATCGGGTCTCCTTATAGCCTTCCCTATGCTGTGCCACCTAATTTCCTTCCGAgtcccctcctttctccttctgccaACCTTGCCACCTCTCACCTTCCACACTTTGTGCCATATGCCTCACTTCTGGCAGAAGGAGCCACTCCTCCCCCCCAGGCTTCATCCCCagcccattcattcaacaaagccCCCTCTGCCAGCTCCCCACCTGGGCAGTTGCCACATCACTCGAGTACTCAGCCACTGGACCTTGCTCCAGGCCGGGTGCCCATTTATTATCAGATGTCCAGGCTACCTGCTGGGTACACCTTGCATGAAACTCCTCCAGCAGGTGCCAGCCCAGTTCTTACCCCTCAGGAGGGCCAGTCTGCTCTGGAAGCAGCCGCTGCCAATGGACAGAGACAACGAGAGCGAAATTTAGTGAGACGGGAAAGTGAAGCCCTCGACTCCCCCAACAGCAAGGGTGAGGGCCAGGGACTGGTACCAGTGGTAGAATGTGTGGTGGATGGACAGTTGTTTTCAGGCTCTCAGACTGCGCGGGTGGAGGTGGCAGTGCCAGCACACCGAGGGACCCCAGACACCGACCTTGAGGTCCAGCGGGTGGTTGGTGCTTTAGCTTCTCAGGACTATCGTGTGGTGGCAGCTCAGAGGAAGGATGAGCCCAGCCCCCTCAACCTGTCCCATCATAACCCCGACCAACAGAGTGAGGGGCAAGGGTCAGCCAGGAACGCAGCAGAGATGGCCGGGAAAAATCAGGCCCGAGGGTTCTACCCTCAATCCCATCAGGAACCCCTGAAACACAGACCTTTACCCAAAGCAATGGTTGTAGCCAATGGCAACCTGGTGCCCACTGGAACTGACCCAGGCCTGCTGCCCATGGGCTCGGAGATCCTGGTGGCATCAAGTTTGGACATGCAGGCCAGAGCCGCCTTCCCAGACAAGGAGTCAACGCCACCCCCCATTACCTCTTCCCACTTGCCCTCCCATTTCATGAAAGGCGCCATCATCCAGCTGGCTACAGGGGAGCTGAAGCGGGTGGAGGACCTCCAGACCCAGGATTTTGTGCGCAGTGCCGAAGTGAGCGGGGGGCTGAAGATTGACTCTAGCACAGTCGTGGACATTCAGGAGAGCCAATGGCCTGGATTTGTCCTGCTGCATTTCGTGGTGGGGGAGCAGCAGAGCAAA TGGAGGCCTGTGGGGCTGAGTCTCGAAGAATCCTCTCAGAGGACAGCCCCGTGGAGAAGGCCTTGTTTCTGGCTGTTCCGTGAGCAACCCATTCCTAGTTTCTCATGCATGGTTTCTCAGAAACATCCTTCCTCATTAGGAAGGCTCATCAACTGA
- the ZNF821 gene encoding zinc finger protein 821 isoform X2 yields the protein MSRRKQTNPNKVHWDQVFAGLEEQARQVMMKTDFPGDLGSQRQAIQQLRDQDSSSSDSEGDEEETTQDEVSSHTSEEDGGVVKVEKELENAEHPVGGNKVVEREVTENLNSDPLLGLCQCPLCQLDCGSREQLIAHVYQHTAAVVSAKSYMCPVCGRALSSPGSLGRHLLIHSEDQRSNCAVCGARFTSHATFNRISSSRKDVGKSKNIHDKA from the exons ATGTCCCGTCGaaaacagacaaatccaaatAAAGTTCACT GGGATCAAGTATTTGCTGGGCTAGAAGAGCAAGCCCGCCAGGTGATGATGAAAACTGATTTTCCTGGAGACCTTGGCAGTCAGCGACAAGCTATCCAACAACTAAGAGATCAGGACTCCAGTAGCA GTGACAGTGAGGGTGATGAAGAGGAGACCACACAAGATGAAGTCTCTTCCCACACATCAGAGGAAGATGGAGGGGTGGTCAAAGTGgaaaaagagttagaaaatgcagaacaccctgttggtgggaacaaAGTAGTAGAGCGTGAG GTCACAGAGAATTTGAATTCTGACCCCTTACTTGGACTCTGCCAGTGTCCCCTCTGCCAGCTGGACTGTGGGAGTCGGGAGCAGCTCATTGCTCATGTGTACCAG CACACTGCAGCAGTGGTGAGCGCCAAGAGCTACATGTGTCCTGTCTGTGGCCGGGCCCTTAGCTCCCCAGGGTCATTGGGTCGCCACCTCTTAATCCACTCGGAGGACCAGCGGTCTAACTGTGCTGTGTGTGGAGCCCGTTTCACTAGCCATGCCACGTTTAACAG AATATCTTCATCTAGAAAAGATGTGGGGAAGTCCAAGAACATTCATGATAAAGCATGA
- the ZNF821 gene encoding zinc finger protein 821 isoform X1 has translation MSRRKQTNPNKVHWDQVFAGLEEQARQVMMKTDFPGDLGSQRQAIQQLRDQDSSSSDSEGDEEETTQDEVSSHTSEEDGGVVKVEKELENAEHPVGGNKVVEREVTENLNSDPLLGLCQCPLCQLDCGSREQLIAHVYQHTAAVVSAKSYMCPVCGRALSSPGSLGRHLLIHSEDQRSNCAVCGARFTSHATFNSEKLPEVLNVESLPPAHSEGPSSAEGKDIAFSPPVYPAGILLVCNNCAAYRKLLEAQTPSVRKWALRRQNEPLEVRLQRLERERTAKKSRRDNETPEEREVRRMRDREAKRLQRMQETDEQRARRLQRDREAMRLKRANETPEKRQARLIREREAKRLKRRLEKMDMMLRAQFGQDPSAMAALAAEMNFFQLPVSGMELDSQLLGKMAFEEQNSSSLH, from the exons ATGTCCCGTCGaaaacagacaaatccaaatAAAGTTCACT GGGATCAAGTATTTGCTGGGCTAGAAGAGCAAGCCCGCCAGGTGATGATGAAAACTGATTTTCCTGGAGACCTTGGCAGTCAGCGACAAGCTATCCAACAACTAAGAGATCAGGACTCCAGTAGCA GTGACAGTGAGGGTGATGAAGAGGAGACCACACAAGATGAAGTCTCTTCCCACACATCAGAGGAAGATGGAGGGGTGGTCAAAGTGgaaaaagagttagaaaatgcagaacaccctgttggtgggaacaaAGTAGTAGAGCGTGAG GTCACAGAGAATTTGAATTCTGACCCCTTACTTGGACTCTGCCAGTGTCCCCTCTGCCAGCTGGACTGTGGGAGTCGGGAGCAGCTCATTGCTCATGTGTACCAG CACACTGCAGCAGTGGTGAGCGCCAAGAGCTACATGTGTCCTGTCTGTGGCCGGGCCCTTAGCTCCCCAGGGTCATTGGGTCGCCACCTCTTAATCCACTCGGAGGACCAGCGGTCTAACTGTGCTGTGTGTGGAGCCCGTTTCACTAGCCATGCCACGTTTAACAG TGAGAAACTTCCTGAAGTCCTTAATGTGGAATCCCTACCACCAGCCCACAGTGAGGGCCCCTCCAGTGCTGAGGGGAAGGACATTGCCTTTAGTCCTCCAGTGTACCCTGCTGGAATCCTGCTTGTGTGCAACAACTGTGCTGCCTACCGCAAGCTGCTAGAAGCCCAGACACCCAGCGTACGCAAGTGGGCCCTGCGTCGACAGAATGAGCCTTTGGAAGTCCGGCTGCAGCGGCTGGAACGAGAGCGCACGGCCAAGAAGAGCCGGCGGGACAATGAGACCCCCGAGGAGCGGGAGGTGAGGCGCATGAGGGACCGAGAAGCCAAGCGCCTGCAGCGCATGCAGGAGACGGACGAACAGCGGGCACGCCGGTTGCAGCGAGATCGGGAGGCCATGAGGCTGAAACGGGCCAATGAAACCCCGGAGAAGCGGCAGGCCCGGCTCATCCGGGAGCGGGAGGCCAAGAGGCTCAAGAGGAGGCTGGAGAAAATGGACATGATGTTGCGAGCTCAGTTTGGCCAGGACCCTTCTGCCATGGCAGCCTTAGCAGCCGAAATGAACTTCTTCCAGCTCCCTGTGAGCGGGATGGAGTTGGACAGCCAGCTCCTGGGCAAGATGGCCTTTGAAGAGCAGAACAGCAGCTCTCTGCACTGA
- the ZNF821 gene encoding zinc finger protein 821 isoform X4: MSRRKQTNPNKVHWDQVFAGLEEQARQVMMKTDFPGDLGSQRQAIQQLRDQDSSSSDSEGDEEETTQDEVSSHTSEEDGGVVKVEKELENAEHPVGGNKVVEREVTENLNSDPLLGLCQCPLCQLDCGSREQLIAHVYQ; encoded by the exons ATGTCCCGTCGaaaacagacaaatccaaatAAAGTTCACT GGGATCAAGTATTTGCTGGGCTAGAAGAGCAAGCCCGCCAGGTGATGATGAAAACTGATTTTCCTGGAGACCTTGGCAGTCAGCGACAAGCTATCCAACAACTAAGAGATCAGGACTCCAGTAGCA GTGACAGTGAGGGTGATGAAGAGGAGACCACACAAGATGAAGTCTCTTCCCACACATCAGAGGAAGATGGAGGGGTGGTCAAAGTGgaaaaagagttagaaaatgcagaacaccctgttggtgggaacaaAGTAGTAGAGCGTGAG GTCACAGAGAATTTGAATTCTGACCCCTTACTTGGACTCTGCCAGTGTCCCCTCTGCCAGCTGGACTGTGGGAGTCGGGAGCAGCTCATTGCTCATGTGTACCAG TGA
- the ZNF821 gene encoding zinc finger protein 821 isoform X3 produces the protein MSRRKQTNPNKVHWDQVFAGLEEQARQVMMKTDFPGDLGSQRQAIQQLRDQDSSSSDSEGDEEETTQDEVSSHTSEEDGGVVKVEKELENAEHPVGGNKVVEREVTENLNSDPLLGLCQCPLCQLDCGSREQLIAHVYQNIFI, from the exons ATGTCCCGTCGaaaacagacaaatccaaatAAAGTTCACT GGGATCAAGTATTTGCTGGGCTAGAAGAGCAAGCCCGCCAGGTGATGATGAAAACTGATTTTCCTGGAGACCTTGGCAGTCAGCGACAAGCTATCCAACAACTAAGAGATCAGGACTCCAGTAGCA GTGACAGTGAGGGTGATGAAGAGGAGACCACACAAGATGAAGTCTCTTCCCACACATCAGAGGAAGATGGAGGGGTGGTCAAAGTGgaaaaagagttagaaaatgcagaacaccctgttggtgggaacaaAGTAGTAGAGCGTGAG GTCACAGAGAATTTGAATTCTGACCCCTTACTTGGACTCTGCCAGTGTCCCCTCTGCCAGCTGGACTGTGGGAGTCGGGAGCAGCTCATTGCTCATGTGTACCAG AATATCTTCATCTAG
- the ATXN1L gene encoding ataxin-1-like isoform X1, with product MKPVHERSQECLPPKKRDLPATSEDMGRTTSCSTNHTPSSDASEWSRGVVVAGQSQAGARVSLGGDGAEAITGLTVDQYGMLYKVAVPPATFSPTGLPSVVNMSPLPPTFNVASSLIQHPGIHYPPIHYAQLPSTSLQFIGSPYSLPYAVPPNFLPSPLLSPSANLATSHLPHFVPYASLLAEGATPPPQASSPAHSFNKAPSASSPPGQLPHHSSTQPLDLAPGRVPIYYQMSRLPAGYTLHETPPAGASPVLTPQEGQSALEAAAANGQRQRERNLVRRESEALDSPNSKGEGQGLVPVVECVVDGQLFSGSQTARVEVAVPAHRGTPDTDLEVQRVVGALASQDYRVVAAQRKDEPSPLNLSHHNPDQQSEGQGSARNAAEMAGKNQARGFYPQSHQEPLKHRPLPKAMVVANGNLVPTGTDPGLLPMGSEILVASSLDMQARAAFPDKESTPPPITSSHLPSHFMKGAIIQLATGELKRVEDLQTQDFVRSAEVSGGLKIDSSTVVDIQESQWPGFVLLHFVVGEQQSKVSIEVPPEHPFFVYGQGWSSCSPGRTAQLFSLPCHRLQVGDVCISISLQSLNSNSVSQSSCAPPGQLGPPRERPERTVLGPREQCDSDGKSQPSGEGSRMVELSQPEPGAQACWPAPSFQRYSMQGEEARATLLRPSFIPQEVKLSIEGRSNAGK from the coding sequence ATGAAACCTGTTCATGAGAGGAGTCAGGAATGCCTTCCACCAAAGAAACGAGACCTCCCCGCGACCAGCGAGGATATGGGGAGAACTACCAGCTGCTCAACTAACCACACACCCTCCAGTGATGCCTCTGAATGGTCCCGAGGGGTTGTGGTGGCCGGGCAGAGCCAGGCAGGAGCCAGAGTCAGCCTGGGGGGTGATGGAGCTGAGGCCATCACTGGTCTGACGGTGGACCAGTATGGTATGCTGTACAAGGTGGCTGTGCCACCTGCCACCTTCTCCCCAACTGGCCTCCCATCCGTGGTGAACATGAGCCCCTTGCCCCCTACATTTAATGTAGCGTCTTCACTGATTCAACATCCAGGAATCCACTATCCCCCAATCCACTATGCTCAGCTCCCGTCCACCTCTCTGCAGTTTATCGGGTCTCCTTATAGCCTTCCCTATGCTGTGCCACCTAATTTCCTTCCGAgtcccctcctttctccttctgccaACCTTGCCACCTCTCACCTTCCACACTTTGTGCCATATGCCTCACTTCTGGCAGAAGGAGCCACTCCTCCCCCCCAGGCTTCATCCCCagcccattcattcaacaaagccCCCTCTGCCAGCTCCCCACCTGGGCAGTTGCCACATCACTCGAGTACTCAGCCACTGGACCTTGCTCCAGGCCGGGTGCCCATTTATTATCAGATGTCCAGGCTACCTGCTGGGTACACCTTGCATGAAACTCCTCCAGCAGGTGCCAGCCCAGTTCTTACCCCTCAGGAGGGCCAGTCTGCTCTGGAAGCAGCCGCTGCCAATGGACAGAGACAACGAGAGCGAAATTTAGTGAGACGGGAAAGTGAAGCCCTCGACTCCCCCAACAGCAAGGGTGAGGGCCAGGGACTGGTACCAGTGGTAGAATGTGTGGTGGATGGACAGTTGTTTTCAGGCTCTCAGACTGCGCGGGTGGAGGTGGCAGTGCCAGCACACCGAGGGACCCCAGACACCGACCTTGAGGTCCAGCGGGTGGTTGGTGCTTTAGCTTCTCAGGACTATCGTGTGGTGGCAGCTCAGAGGAAGGATGAGCCCAGCCCCCTCAACCTGTCCCATCATAACCCCGACCAACAGAGTGAGGGGCAAGGGTCAGCCAGGAACGCAGCAGAGATGGCCGGGAAAAATCAGGCCCGAGGGTTCTACCCTCAATCCCATCAGGAACCCCTGAAACACAGACCTTTACCCAAAGCAATGGTTGTAGCCAATGGCAACCTGGTGCCCACTGGAACTGACCCAGGCCTGCTGCCCATGGGCTCGGAGATCCTGGTGGCATCAAGTTTGGACATGCAGGCCAGAGCCGCCTTCCCAGACAAGGAGTCAACGCCACCCCCCATTACCTCTTCCCACTTGCCCTCCCATTTCATGAAAGGCGCCATCATCCAGCTGGCTACAGGGGAGCTGAAGCGGGTGGAGGACCTCCAGACCCAGGATTTTGTGCGCAGTGCCGAAGTGAGCGGGGGGCTGAAGATTGACTCTAGCACAGTCGTGGACATTCAGGAGAGCCAATGGCCTGGATTTGTCCTGCTGCATTTCGTGGTGGGGGAGCAGCAGAGCAAAGTGAGCATCGAGGTGCCCCCTGAGCACCCCTTCTTTGTGTATGGCCAGGGCTGGTCCTCCTGCAGCCCGGGGCGGACTGCACAGCTCTTCTCACTGCCCTGCCATCGGCTACAGGTGGGAGATGTCTGTATCTCTATCAGTTTACAGAGCTTGAACAGTAACTCAGTTTCTCAGTCCAGCTGTGCTCCCCCAGGCCAGCTGGGTCCTCCCCGAGAAAGGCCTGAGAGGACAGTCTTGGGACCCCGAGAGCAATGTGACAGTGACGGGAAAAGCCAGCCGTCAGGCGAGGGCTCCCGAATGGTAGAGCTCTCACAGCCGGAGCCTGGTGCTCAGGCCTGCTGGCCAGCCCCGAGCTTCCAAAGATACAGCATGCAAGGGGAGGAGGCACGGGCTACGCTGCTCCGTCCCTCTTTCATTCCACAGGAGGTAAAGCTGTCCATCGAAGGGCGTTCCAATGCAGGAAAATGA